In a genomic window of Suricata suricatta isolate VVHF042 chromosome 12, meerkat_22Aug2017_6uvM2_HiC, whole genome shotgun sequence:
- the TRMT6 gene encoding tRNA (adenine(58)-N(1))-methyltransferase non-catalytic subunit TRM6 isoform X2 has product MEDAGESPGPQPPHPEDHRIRDGDFVVLKREDVFKAVQVQRRKKVTFEKQWFYLDNIIGHNYGTTFEVTNGGSLQPKKKKEEPTSETKEAGTDNRNIIDDGKSQKLTQDDIKALKDKGIKGEEIVQQLIENSTTFRDKTEFAQDKYIKKKKKKYEAIITVVKPSTRILSIMYYAREPGKINHMRYDTLAQMLTLGNIRAGNKMIVMETCAGLVLGAVMERMGGFGSIIQLYPGGGPVRAATACFGFPKSFLSGLYEFPLNKVDSLLNGTFSAEMLSSEPKDSASVEESNGTLEEKQTSEQENEDSVAEAQERHHPQEQETMEIVSQDPKEPKERGSKKDYIQEKQRRQEEQRKRHLEAAALLSERNADGLIVASRFHPTPLLLSLLDFVAPSRPFVVYCQYKEPLLECYTKLRERGGVINLRLSETWLRNYQVSSGHPPLEQDEWIIL; this is encoded by the exons ATGGAGGACGCAGGAGAGTCGCCGGGCCCACAGCCACCGCATCCCGAGGACCACCGCATCCGCGACGGCGACTTCGTGGTGCTGAAACGGGAAGATGTGTTCAAAGCAGTGCAAGTCCAGCGGAGAAA AAAAGTAACTTTTGAAAAGCAGTGGTTCTATCTGGATAACATCATTGGCCATAATTATGGAACCACATTTGAAGTGACCAATGGAGGAAGTCTTCAGCctaagaagaagaaggaagagccTACTTCAG AGACCAAAGAAGCGGGCACTGATAATCGAAATATAATTGATGATGGGAAATCTCAGAAACTTACTCAAGATGACATAAAAGCTTTAAAGGACAAGGGCATTAAAGGAGAG GAAATAGTTCAGCAGTTAATTGAAAATAGTACAACATTCCGAGACAAGACAGAATTCGCtcaagataaatatattaaaaagaagaaaaaaaa gtATGAAGCCATCATTACTGTTGTGAAGCCATCCACCCGCATTCTTTCAATTATGTATTATGCACGAGAACCTGGAAAAATTAA CCACATGAGATACGATACCCTAGCCCAGATGTTGACATTGGGAAATATCCGGGCTGGCAATAAAATGATTGTAATGGAAACGTGTGCAGGCTTGGTGCTGGGTGCAGTGATGGAGCGAATGGGAG gcTTTGGTTCCATTATTCAGCTGTACCCTGGAGGTGGACCTGTTCGTGCAGCAACAGCATGTTTTGGATTTCCCAAATCTTTCCTCAGTGGTCTTTATGAATTCCCACTCAACAAAGTGGACAGTCTCCTAAATGGCACATTTTCTGCAGAGATGTTATCTTCAGAGCCTAAAGACAGTGCTTCAGTTGAAGAAAGTAATGGCACCCTGGAGGAAAAACAGACTTCAGAACAAGAGAATGAAGACAGCGTGGCTGAAGCCCAAGAAAGACATCACCCACAGGAACAAGAAACGATGGAAATCGTCTCTCAAGATCCTAAAGAGCctaaagagagaggaagcaaaaaaGATTAT attcaggaaaagcagaggagacaagaagagcaaaggaaaagacATTTAGAGGCAGCTGCtctgctgagtgaaagaaatgCAGATGG tttaattGTAGCTAGTCGTTTCCATCCCACtccactcctgctgtctctgctgGATTTTGTGGCCCCTTCAAGGCCATTCGTGGTCTACTGTCAGTATAAAGAG CCTCTGTTGGAATGCTACACAAAACTGCGGGAAAGAGGAGGGGTCATCAACCTCAGGCTGTCTGAAACCTGGCTCAGGAATTACCAG GTGTCAAGTGGACATCCACCTTTGGAGCAAGATGAGTGGATAATTCTATGA
- the TRMT6 gene encoding tRNA (adenine(58)-N(1))-methyltransferase non-catalytic subunit TRM6 isoform X1, protein MEDAGESPGPQPPHPEDHRIRDGDFVVLKREDVFKAVQVQRRKKVTFEKQWFYLDNIIGHNYGTTFEVTNGGSLQPKKKKEEPTSETKEAGTDNRNIIDDGKSQKLTQDDIKALKDKGIKGEEIVQQLIENSTTFRDKTEFAQDKYIKKKKKKYEAIITVVKPSTRILSIMYYAREPGKINHMRYDTLAQMLTLGNIRAGNKMIVMETCAGLVLGAVMERMGGFGSIIQLYPGGGPVRAATACFGFPKSFLSGLYEFPLNKVDSLLNGTFSAEMLSSEPKDSASVEESNGTLEEKQTSEQENEDSVAEAQERHHPQEQETMEIVSQDPKEPKERGSKKDYIQEKQRRQEEQRKRHLEAAALLSERNADGLIVASRFHPTPLLLSLLDFVAPSRPFVVYCQYKEPLLECYTKLRERGGVINLRLSETWLRNYQVLPDRSHPKLLMSGGGGYLLSGFTVAMDNLKADPSLKSIASTLELHKTEEPAAKKRKCPESDS, encoded by the exons ATGGAGGACGCAGGAGAGTCGCCGGGCCCACAGCCACCGCATCCCGAGGACCACCGCATCCGCGACGGCGACTTCGTGGTGCTGAAACGGGAAGATGTGTTCAAAGCAGTGCAAGTCCAGCGGAGAAA AAAAGTAACTTTTGAAAAGCAGTGGTTCTATCTGGATAACATCATTGGCCATAATTATGGAACCACATTTGAAGTGACCAATGGAGGAAGTCTTCAGCctaagaagaagaaggaagagccTACTTCAG AGACCAAAGAAGCGGGCACTGATAATCGAAATATAATTGATGATGGGAAATCTCAGAAACTTACTCAAGATGACATAAAAGCTTTAAAGGACAAGGGCATTAAAGGAGAG GAAATAGTTCAGCAGTTAATTGAAAATAGTACAACATTCCGAGACAAGACAGAATTCGCtcaagataaatatattaaaaagaagaaaaaaaa gtATGAAGCCATCATTACTGTTGTGAAGCCATCCACCCGCATTCTTTCAATTATGTATTATGCACGAGAACCTGGAAAAATTAA CCACATGAGATACGATACCCTAGCCCAGATGTTGACATTGGGAAATATCCGGGCTGGCAATAAAATGATTGTAATGGAAACGTGTGCAGGCTTGGTGCTGGGTGCAGTGATGGAGCGAATGGGAG gcTTTGGTTCCATTATTCAGCTGTACCCTGGAGGTGGACCTGTTCGTGCAGCAACAGCATGTTTTGGATTTCCCAAATCTTTCCTCAGTGGTCTTTATGAATTCCCACTCAACAAAGTGGACAGTCTCCTAAATGGCACATTTTCTGCAGAGATGTTATCTTCAGAGCCTAAAGACAGTGCTTCAGTTGAAGAAAGTAATGGCACCCTGGAGGAAAAACAGACTTCAGAACAAGAGAATGAAGACAGCGTGGCTGAAGCCCAAGAAAGACATCACCCACAGGAACAAGAAACGATGGAAATCGTCTCTCAAGATCCTAAAGAGCctaaagagagaggaagcaaaaaaGATTAT attcaggaaaagcagaggagacaagaagagcaaaggaaaagacATTTAGAGGCAGCTGCtctgctgagtgaaagaaatgCAGATGG tttaattGTAGCTAGTCGTTTCCATCCCACtccactcctgctgtctctgctgGATTTTGTGGCCCCTTCAAGGCCATTCGTGGTCTACTGTCAGTATAAAGAG CCTCTGTTGGAATGCTACACAAAACTGCGGGAAAGAGGAGGGGTCATCAACCTCAGGCTGTCTGAAACCTGGCTCAGGAATTACCAG GTTTTGCCAGATCGAAGTCACCCCAAACTACTGATGAGCGGAGGTGGGGGTTACCTTCTTTCAGGCTTCACTGTTGCCATGGATAACCTTAAAGCAGACCCCAGTCTCAAATCCATCGCAAGCACTTTAGAATTACACAAGACTGAAGAGCCAGCAGCTAAAAAACGGAAATGCccagagtctgactcttaa